GAATTTTGACTGAATGCAATGTTTGTAGCTAAGGAGTATAATTGGTTCATTAGCTCTAAAATCATATCTTAATCAGATGTGTTTTGCAATGAGTTTATACAGTGTGCAGTTTTATGTGCttaaatttatttccatttaagCAGGTCCTGAATGTATCTGTTGCTTGCATGGCAGCTGTGGGATAGAAGCAGCATATAGTGTTAAAGCTCTTCATTTTTTGATGAGTTGTTAAGGTTCTGTTCTACTCAAAACTAGTCAGCTACAAGCCTAATGTTGTGAACAGTTTATTGCAGACCTCAGGTGCTGTGTGATACTGGTCTACCTAGTAACAAGCAGAGTGTAGGAAGCTTCTCAAAAGAAATTGTGGCTGTTGTCTTTCTTTCTGCCAAGAATTTTCCAAATGATGTTTCAGAGGGAATAGTCTGTCCTTTAAGAGCTTAATACTGAATATAACTGCACAAAGTGTGGGAAAAGAAACATGAACTCTCCACTTATCAAAACATGGTTCACAAGAGAAATGTGATAATGGATGATACCTGACACTCTCAAGAACTGACTTTGGGAGATTTCAGGTTTGTAAATCTAAACATTTAAAACcactgtttattttttcccctagtCATGTTTCTAATAACAGCTATTCCATGACTCCTAGCCAATGGCTTCTTTTAGAACTGTAGCAACAGGGAAGAAGATCATGCAAGTGGAAGCACTTCAGGGAGTAACTTTGAATCTGAAAACAGTACACATAAGACTATGTGATCCAGGGCTTAGAGAAAACTGGATGGTGAAGAGAAGCATAAATGTGTGCTAACAGTAAAGGCAAGTTGCCTGAAGAGGAACCTCAGTGATAGAGAATATAGTTATTTTAAACATGATCCATTTTAAGTATAGTCTCACAAAAATCATGGTTAAATTACACTGACAGACTTAACACTTGTCTCTTCTTGTCATAGGTTATCATTGAAGTGACAGAGATGTTGCACAATGCAAGCCTCCTTGTGGATGATATTGAAGATAACTCAAAGCTACGACGGGGCTTTCCAGTGGCACACAGTATCTATGGAATTCCATCTGTAATCAACTGTGCTaattatgtttattttcttgGCTTAGAGAAGGTTTTAACCCTTGATCATCCAGATGCTGTCAAAGTTTTTACGCGTCAACTTCTGGAACTCCATAAAGGTCAAGGCTTGGATATTTACTGGAGGGACACGTACACCTGTCCTACAGAGGCTGAGTATAAAGCCATGGTACTGCAAAAGACAGGCGGGCTCTTCGGATTAGCTGTAGGTCTCATGCAGCTCTTCTCAAATTATAAAAAGGACCTAAAGCCGCTCCTTAACACACTTGGTCTCTTCTTCCAAATAAGAGATGACTATGCCAACTTGCACTCCAAAGAATATAGCGAGAACAAGAGTTTTTGTGAAGACTTAACTGAGGGCAAGTTCTCATTCCCAACCATTCATGCAATTTGGTCGAGACCTGAAAGTACTCAGGTGCAAAACATTTTACGTCAAAGGACGGAGAACATAGACATAAAAAAATACTGTGTACATTACCTTGAAAATGTTGGTTCCTTTGAGTACACTCGGAATACATTGAAACAGCTTGAATCTGAAGCCTATAAGCAAATTGAATCACTTGGGGGAAACCCTGAGCTTGTAGCACTAGTTCAACAGCTGAGCAAAATGTtcaaagaaactgaaaattaaGAAATTGACTTCTGTGTGTCTTTTGAAAACGGGAGAATAACCAGATGGAGAGTTGTGATAATCAGTCTTATGTAAAACTTCCTCTTGTAAACATGTTACAGAAATTACTGTTAAAAATAACTAGTCATTGAGTTTTGAAATATATACCCTATTATCTCTAAAATCTTAACTGTAACTGCTTACAGTTGACTTTAAAGCAGATGTACTAGAACTAAAACACGTTTTGAACCTAAGTGTAATAGTCTTGACAGAATCACAGGCATTATTTCATACCTAAAACTCTCATGCCCCTAACCAGGCTATGAAAGTATTTTGGTTGAAATTCTGTGTTAAATTAAATCAGGTTGACATGTGAATATTATGCATTTTAAACAATGCTCTTGTGAACCAAAAtttgtgttaaaaaaaagaTGGTACTTCAACCACAATGCACATAATATTGTGTGATATTTCTAAGTTTGACTTGTGAAGATCAGGGGGGTCAGTTTACTATGTCCTAGAGTGAATATCCTATCCAGCTTCTGTGGATATTTTCAGGGGAATGTGAATTATGAAAGATACTATTTCATATGCAAATAAGACATGCTCAGTCTGAAATTGTGACTTGATAAAGGTTTTGCAGTACCTTagagaaaagatttcatcacaTCAACGAAGTGTAAATTTGCTGCTGATTCCAGCTCTGTGAGTAATTTTGCTCACCTGGTTTTAGATTTTGAAATTGTCAAACATTCTGTAGCCAGAAACTTAAATCTATGCATTAGAGCTCATATATGTAACTGCAAATAGCAGCATAATGAGCTGCTATTAGAAATGGAAAGGGATTCATACCAGGTAACTTGAGGACACCATAATTGGTGCTGGTCTC
This sequence is a window from Zonotrichia albicollis isolate bZonAlb1 chromosome 3, bZonAlb1.hap1, whole genome shotgun sequence. Protein-coding genes within it:
- the GGPS1 gene encoding geranylgeranyl pyrophosphate synthase isoform X1 → MFSVQLNYVSGKKEMDGMDETSKRILEPYQYLLQLPGKQVRTKLSQAFNHWLNVPEDKIQVIIEVTEMLHNASLLVDDIEDNSKLRRGFPVAHSIYGIPSVINCANYVYFLGLEKVLTLDHPDAVKVFTRQLLELHKGQGLDIYWRDTYTCPTEAEYKAMVLQKTGGLFGLAVGLMQLFSNYKKDLKPLLNTLGLFFQIRDDYANLHSKEYSENKSFCEDLTEGKFSFPTIHAIWSRPESTQVQNILRQRTENIDIKKYCVHYLENVGSFEYTRNTLKQLESEAYKQIESLGGNPELVALVQQLSKMFKETEN
- the GGPS1 gene encoding geranylgeranyl pyrophosphate synthase isoform X2; amino-acid sequence: MDGMDETSKRILEPYQYLLQLPGKQVRTKLSQAFNHWLNVPEDKIQVIIEVTEMLHNASLLVDDIEDNSKLRRGFPVAHSIYGIPSVINCANYVYFLGLEKVLTLDHPDAVKVFTRQLLELHKGQGLDIYWRDTYTCPTEAEYKAMVLQKTGGLFGLAVGLMQLFSNYKKDLKPLLNTLGLFFQIRDDYANLHSKEYSENKSFCEDLTEGKFSFPTIHAIWSRPESTQVQNILRQRTENIDIKKYCVHYLENVGSFEYTRNTLKQLESEAYKQIESLGGNPELVALVQQLSKMFKETEN
- the GGPS1 gene encoding geranylgeranyl pyrophosphate synthase isoform X3, which codes for MLHNASLLVDDIEDNSKLRRGFPVAHSIYGIPSVINCANYVYFLGLEKVLTLDHPDAVKVFTRQLLELHKGQGLDIYWRDTYTCPTEAEYKAMVLQKTGGLFGLAVGLMQLFSNYKKDLKPLLNTLGLFFQIRDDYANLHSKEYSENKSFCEDLTEGKFSFPTIHAIWSRPESTQVQNILRQRTENIDIKKYCVHYLENVGSFEYTRNTLKQLESEAYKQIESLGGNPELVALVQQLSKMFKETEN